The Cellulophaga sp. L1A9 genome window below encodes:
- a CDS encoding GntR family transcriptional regulator translates to MEIVKVEGNSSIPKYKQIVVSIEEAISNGSLKKGDKLPSLNSVKNEYDLSRDTVLMAFNELKTRGIAKSIVGKGYYIVSEEIGVIQKIFLMFDELNSFKEDLYKSFLSSLGENVQVDIFFHHFNHDVFRKLIYDNVGSYSSYVIMPANLEGAAEVIDRLPKDKVYILDQTNEELSEYPSIYQNFQKNIFNGLKDSLSLLQKYAKLILVFPPEKQPKGIRIGFELFCKEYAIANEVVSSIKGRRLEKGDAYLLLDDENLLRLIKSMKEENLLLAEDIGVISYNDTLLKEIVSGGITVISTDFEVMGARLAEIIIGNEHVQIENPNKLIIRNSL, encoded by the coding sequence ATGGAAATTGTAAAAGTTGAAGGAAACTCTAGTATTCCAAAATATAAACAGATTGTTGTATCCATAGAAGAAGCTATTAGTAATGGATCTTTAAAGAAAGGGGATAAGCTACCTTCTTTAAATAGCGTTAAAAATGAATATGATCTTTCACGAGATACTGTTTTAATGGCGTTTAATGAATTAAAAACGCGAGGGATAGCTAAATCTATTGTCGGAAAGGGTTATTATATAGTAAGTGAAGAAATAGGAGTAATACAGAAAATATTCTTAATGTTTGATGAGCTTAATTCTTTTAAGGAAGATTTGTACAAGTCTTTTCTTTCCAGTTTAGGGGAAAATGTTCAAGTAGATATATTCTTTCATCACTTTAACCATGATGTCTTTCGCAAGCTAATCTATGACAATGTTGGTAGTTACAGTTCTTATGTAATTATGCCTGCTAACCTCGAAGGTGCAGCGGAGGTTATTGATAGATTACCAAAAGATAAAGTTTACATACTAGACCAAACGAACGAAGAACTTTCCGAATACCCATCTATTTATCAAAACTTTCAGAAAAATATATTTAATGGGCTTAAAGATAGTTTGTCTCTATTGCAGAAATATGCTAAGCTAATCTTGGTGTTTCCACCTGAGAAACAGCCAAAAGGTATTAGAATAGGGTTTGAGTTATTTTGTAAAGAATATGCTATAGCTAATGAGGTGGTGTCTTCTATAAAAGGCAGAAGACTGGAAAAGGGAGATGCCTATTTGCTATTAGATGATGAAAATCTCTTAAGGCTTATAAAAAGTATGAAGGAGGAGAACTTATTGTTGGCTGAAGATATTGGTGTTATTTCGTACAACGACACCTTGTTAAAGGAAATAGTTTCTGGCGGAATTACTGTTATTTCAACCGATTTTGAAGTTATGGGAGCGCGTTTAGCAGAAATTATTATAGGAAACGAGCATGTTCAAATAGAAAACCCTAATAAGCTTATCATTAGAAATTCCTTATAA
- the galE gene encoding UDP-glucose 4-epimerase GalE → MKNKVIVTGGCGYIGSHTVVELIENNFEVVIIDDLSNSSKKTVERIHDITGVLPNFINVDLKNELETNTVFKKHKDAQLVIHFAAHKAVGESVAEPLKYYQNNLYSLLNTISAQSQNGINNFIFSSSATVYGLPETLPITEKTKTQRPFSPYGNTKKMAEEILDDLTKSNHEFSAISLRYFNPIGAHESGLLGELPNGIPNNLMPYITQAANGNIEKLMVYGNDYPTKDGTPIRDYIHVVDLAKAHVIAVKRLLNKEHEKPLEFFNLGTGIGYSVMDVINCFENTTGVKLNYEFTERRAGDVPQLYAATTLAQEKLGWTAEKGLHEMIKSSWDWENNINN, encoded by the coding sequence ATGAAAAATAAAGTTATAGTAACTGGTGGATGTGGATATATTGGTTCACATACCGTTGTTGAATTAATAGAAAATAATTTTGAAGTCGTAATAATTGACGACCTTTCTAACTCATCAAAAAAAACAGTTGAAAGAATACATGATATCACAGGTGTACTTCCTAATTTTATTAATGTAGACTTAAAAAATGAACTAGAAACGAATACTGTTTTTAAAAAACACAAAGATGCACAACTGGTTATTCATTTTGCAGCTCATAAAGCAGTAGGCGAATCTGTAGCAGAACCTCTAAAATACTATCAAAATAACCTTTATTCATTATTAAATACCATAAGCGCGCAAAGCCAAAATGGTATTAACAATTTTATATTTTCTTCGTCTGCAACGGTTTATGGCTTACCGGAAACATTACCTATTACAGAAAAAACTAAAACCCAACGGCCATTTTCTCCATATGGAAACACAAAAAAAATGGCAGAAGAGATTTTAGATGATCTCACTAAGTCAAATCATGAGTTTTCAGCAATTTCACTGCGCTATTTTAACCCTATAGGGGCGCATGAATCTGGTCTCTTAGGAGAATTACCCAATGGTATTCCCAATAATTTAATGCCTTACATTACCCAAGCAGCGAATGGAAACATAGAGAAATTAATGGTTTACGGCAATGATTACCCCACTAAAGATGGTACACCAATACGAGATTATATTCATGTGGTAGATTTAGCAAAAGCACATGTAATTGCAGTTAAGAGATTGCTAAATAAAGAACATGAAAAACCATTAGAATTTTTTAACCTAGGTACAGGAATAGGTTATTCTGTTATGGATGTAATTAATTGTTTTGAAAACACCACAGGGGTTAAACTTAACTATGAATTTACTGAACGTAGAGCGGGTGATGTTCCGCAATTATATGCAGCTACAACTTTAGCTCAAGAAAAATTAGGTTGGACTGCAGAAAAAGGGCTCCATGAAATGATAAAATCTTCATGGGATTGGGAAAATAATATAAATAACTAA
- a CDS encoding IS3 family transposase — protein sequence MNAVYSKHKISKTNIINMVGMVHSSYYRTPSFGKKGNTPSKLTYHKSRGWVNQDAVIASIKEILSHEFIDCGYRLMTSYLKKEAYLINHKKLYRIMKEQGMLKLENRINRSGSGRKFVKFRKVNTSRPMECLEMDIKMVWIPNVGKNAYLLSIIDVHTRRILKDYFSFSIKQDKVIAFLSELFAEYQYPDNVVIRSDNGSQFIANNVREYLGLIGVQQEFTHIATPEENAHIEAYHGILKKEIFKRVDYTCFGQIEQILKRYVTFYNNTRLHGLLGRITPMEKWNADKHLILMKKITA from the coding sequence GTGAATGCTGTTTATAGCAAGCATAAAATTAGTAAAACCAACATAATTAATATGGTAGGGATGGTTCATAGTAGCTATTACCGTACTCCCAGTTTTGGTAAAAAGGGTAATACTCCTAGTAAACTCACCTATCATAAATCTAGAGGTTGGGTTAATCAAGACGCTGTTATTGCTTCTATAAAAGAGATTTTAAGTCATGAATTTATAGATTGTGGTTACCGATTAATGACTTCTTACTTAAAAAAAGAAGCATACCTGATTAATCATAAAAAGCTCTACAGAATTATGAAAGAACAGGGAATGCTAAAACTAGAGAATCGGATAAACAGGAGTGGTTCTGGGCGTAAATTTGTAAAATTCAGAAAAGTAAATACCTCAAGACCAATGGAATGTTTAGAGATGGATATAAAGATGGTATGGATTCCTAATGTGGGTAAAAACGCTTATTTATTATCCATCATAGACGTACATACTCGTAGAATATTAAAAGACTATTTTTCTTTTTCTATTAAACAGGATAAGGTGATAGCGTTTTTATCAGAGTTGTTTGCAGAATACCAATACCCTGATAACGTTGTTATTAGAAGTGACAACGGTAGTCAGTTTATTGCAAATAATGTACGTGAATACCTTGGACTAATTGGGGTTCAGCAAGAATTTACACATATAGCCACACCAGAAGAAAATGCGCATATAGAAGCCTATCATGGAATACTAAAAAAAGAAATTTTTAAAAGAGTGGATTACACATGTTTTGGGCAAATTGAACAAATCTTAAAAAGGTATGTGACTTTTTACAACAATACTAGGTTACATGGGCTCTTAGGGCGTATTACACCAATGGAAAAATGGAACGCTGATAAACACCTAATTCTAATGAAAAAAATAACAGCTTAA
- a CDS encoding transposase: MKYKKWTLDQKLEILSSSEEIGIIEACRKYGVSTGTFYSWKKKHESQGEAGLKVIYDTKSKEHKQAEEENRILRKLLSNKEIELEVQRELLKKKFGTSDPRKI; the protein is encoded by the coding sequence ATGAAATACAAGAAATGGACCTTAGATCAGAAGTTAGAAATTCTCTCTAGTTCAGAAGAGATCGGCATCATAGAAGCCTGTCGTAAATACGGAGTTAGTACAGGTACTTTTTATAGTTGGAAGAAGAAACATGAGAGTCAAGGAGAAGCAGGCTTAAAAGTCATCTATGATACTAAAAGTAAAGAACACAAGCAGGCAGAAGAAGAAAACCGAATACTACGTAAGCTTCTAAGCAATAAGGAAATTGAATTAGAAGTACAACGAGAACTTTTAAAAAAAAAGTTTGGAACGTCCGATCCAAGAAAGATTTAG
- a CDS encoding DUF6577 family protein yields MPKIIENRIIEAFKERSFFDRDELFQFYLEYEPDLKESTFSWRIYDLKKKDIIKTIGRGLYVISYKPKYKPILSNNVLKIARKTTERFEDIKYAIWETQWLNEFSQHQTSNQMILVEVEKEFADSLYYYLNDTMRMDFFLNPDEKEIQFYISESNVPVVIK; encoded by the coding sequence ATGCCAAAAATTATAGAAAATAGGATTATAGAAGCATTTAAGGAACGAAGTTTCTTCGATAGGGACGAGCTATTTCAATTCTATCTGGAATATGAACCAGACTTAAAAGAAAGTACTTTTAGTTGGCGAATTTATGACCTTAAGAAAAAGGATATTATCAAAACTATTGGGCGTGGACTTTATGTAATATCCTATAAACCCAAGTATAAACCAATACTGTCTAATAACGTGCTAAAGATAGCTCGTAAAACTACCGAACGTTTTGAGGATATTAAATATGCTATATGGGAAACCCAATGGCTAAACGAGTTTTCTCAGCACCAGACATCCAATCAAATGATTCTAGTCGAAGTAGAAAAAGAGTTTGCCGATTCCCTTTATTACTATCTCAATGATACTATGCGAATGGATTTTTTTCTTAATCCCGATGAAAAGGAAATCCAGTTTTACATTTCAGAAAGTAATGTACCAGTTGTTATCAAATAG